The genomic stretch CGGTACGGCCGCGGCCGACCTGGTCGGCCGTCCGCTGCTCGACGTCGTCCACCCCGAGGACGTCGCCCCGCTGACCGGCGCCCTGCCCGTCGCCGCACCGCGAACCGAGGCGCCGCGAACCGAGGCGCCGCGCGCCGAGACGCCCGACGCGCACGTCGACCACGCCGGCCTGCTGCTGCTGCGCCTGCAGGACGCGGCGGGCGTGTGGCGCTACCTGGAGGCCGGCATCTCCGACCTGCGGGACGACCCCGACGTCGGTGCCGTCGTCCTGCACTGCCGCGACATGACGGAGCGGCATGCTCGCGAGCTCGCCCTGCAGGGCATCGCCTACACCGACCCCATGACCGGGCTGCCCAACCGTGCCGGCGTCCTCAAGACCCTCGAGGCCGAGCTCGCCCAGGCCGGGTCCGGGGCGTCGACGCTGCTGCTCATCGCGCTCGACGGCCTGGCCTCGGCCCGCGAGAACGCCGGCCGCGAGAACGTCACCAGGGTCGTGGCCGAGATCGGTCGTCGGCTGCGCGCCACCGTGCGCGGCGAGGACACCGTTGCCCGCATGGGCGGCGGCGCCTTCGCCGTCCTGACCGACGGCGCCGACGCCGACGCCGACCGGCTGGCGGCCCGCTGCCTGTCGGTGGTCGAGCAGCCGATCATGACCCCGAACGGACTGGTCGAGCTCACCGCCGGCGTCGGCCTGGCGCCGCTGGAGCCCGGCGTGGGCGTCGACGAGCTGCTGGCCCGCGCCGACCTCGCCGTCCGCGCGGCGCACGCCCGGGGCGAGGGTTGCGTCGCGCGGTACTCACCGGCCATCGGCGAGGCGGCGGCGCGGCAGGAACGGCTGCGGACCGACCTGCAGGGCGCCAGCGCGCGGGGCGAGATGTTCCTGCTGACCCAACCCATCGTGTCCCTCTCGGAGGAGCGCATCACCGGGCTCGAGGCCCAGCTGCACTGGCGACACCCCGACCTCGGCGAGATCGCGCCCGCCGAGTTCCTCGCGCTCGCCGAGCGCAACGGCCTGCTCGCCGATGTCGTCCGCTGGGCACTGGCGGAGGCCACCTCCGTCGCGGCCGCCCTGCCGGCCTACGGCGCTCCGCTGCGGATCGGCTTCAAGGTGCCGGCGGGCTACGCCGCGACCGGCACGCTGGTCGCCGATGTCGAGCACGCCCTCACCACGTCCGGTCTGGCTCCGGAGCGGCTGGTGCTCCAGGTGACCAGCGAGACCGCCACGACCGGTGACGACCGCACCGGTCTGGACATCACCTCGCTGCGCCTGATGGGCGTCCACGTGGCGCTGGACGGCTTCGGCAGCGGCTCGTCGGCCCTGGCGCACCTCACCCAGCTGCCGATCGACATCGTCCGGCTCGACCGCTCGCTGATCACCCGCATCGACCGCGACCCGCAGAGCCGGGCGCTCTGCGAGTCCATCGCCGGCATCGCCCGAGCGCTGGGTCTCGACGTCGTGGCCGAGGGAGTCGAGACGCCGGCTCAGCTCGCGGCGCTGGCCGGCTTCGGGTGCGGCTTCGCACAGGGGTTCCTGATCTCCCGGCCCATCCCGCCGGCCCAGGTCGAGCCGCTGCTCGCGGCGGGTGCCGGAGCGCTCCTGCCGAGCTTCGTGAGCCGGGTGTGAGCGGTCCACCCGCATCATCGGGTGGAAATGGACACACCTGTCCATAGAGTGGGACGCGGTGGTTGACGCTGCGGCGGCCGAGGCGCACAGTGTGCAGGTGCCACGCGCCTGCCCGCCCGTCGACGGCTGCCCGCTCAGCCTCGTAATCGCCTAGCGCGTCGGTCCCCGACCGACGCGCTGACCCCTCCGTGCCTGTGGCACGAGGGGTTTTTTGTT from Blastococcus sp. PRF04-17 encodes the following:
- a CDS encoding putative bifunctional diguanylate cyclase/phosphodiesterase, whose protein sequence is MDPRRWWLLAAVAPVAVACAVAVGDPALRLVGDLGVVLAGLIASAVLWIVGGRRSQRRNWRLLAVAPLLPAAGTVLSAALDPADALELVVLRWVPTVPGYVLAVVAILSLVDRQRLRSGGLRLAVELCLFLTACVVAVQLLVIGPSGSWTHLALAEQLVLGAAVVATSATMAAALTLLGVIEVRRQRMALVLLTGAVLLTTGRGLATRALLTDMAGAVDLSRFLVAAGLGLLAAAVLVDPGPDPDSTTVPVPGRSTALGQLLPHFAMVVALVIIGFVAAAGYTPTLVSVVGGSVCILLTAVHRWVTVRDAGRMALRLRRSEAYFRSLVRSSGDAIVILDDALRITWASPALDRALGTAAADLVGRPLLDVVHPEDVAPLTGALPVAAPRTEAPRTEAPRAETPDAHVDHAGLLLLRLQDAAGVWRYLEAGISDLRDDPDVGAVVLHCRDMTERHARELALQGIAYTDPMTGLPNRAGVLKTLEAELAQAGSGASTLLLIALDGLASARENAGRENVTRVVAEIGRRLRATVRGEDTVARMGGGAFAVLTDGADADADRLAARCLSVVEQPIMTPNGLVELTAGVGLAPLEPGVGVDELLARADLAVRAAHARGEGCVARYSPAIGEAAARQERLRTDLQGASARGEMFLLTQPIVSLSEERITGLEAQLHWRHPDLGEIAPAEFLALAERNGLLADVVRWALAEATSVAAALPAYGAPLRIGFKVPAGYAATGTLVADVEHALTTSGLAPERLVLQVTSETATTGDDRTGLDITSLRLMGVHVALDGFGSGSSALAHLTQLPIDIVRLDRSLITRIDRDPQSRALCESIAGIARALGLDVVAEGVETPAQLAALAGFGCGFAQGFLISRPIPPAQVEPLLAAGAGALLPSFVSRV